The sequence below is a genomic window from Deltaproteobacteria bacterium GWC2_55_46.
CGCCCTTCCCGGCGCTCGCTGGCCTTTATGGGAAGCCCACGGTCATAAACAACGTTGAAACGCTTGCCTGCATACCGGCCATCATCGAGAAAGGTCCGGAATGGTTCTCCAGGATGGGGCCTGAGAAGAGCCCAGGGCCCAAGATATTCGGCGTAAGCGGGCACGTTAAGAGGCCGGGCCTCTATGAGTTGCCCATGGGGACGACGGCAAGGGACCTTATATACAACCACTGCGGCGGGATGCTACGCGAGGACAGGCCGATCAAGGCATTTATCCCCGGCGGCGTAAGCGCCCCGATGCTCCTGCCCGCAGACCTCGATACCCCGCTTGATTTCGACTCGCTGGCGGCGAAGGGGACGATGCTCGGTTCCGGCGCGGTTATAGTGATGGATACGTCCACCTGCATGGTGAAGACGGCCTACATCATAAACAGGTTCTTCAGCCACGAGTCATGCGGTAAGTGCACCCCGTGCAGGGACGGCACGCCATGGCTCACGAAGGTGCTCCGCAGGATCGAGCACGGCGAGGGAAGGGCGGGCGATGTGGATCTCCTGGAGAGCCTGTGCGGCAACATATTCGGGCGCACCTTCTGCCCGCTTGGAGACGGGGCGGTCATGGCCTTGAGAGGGGCCTTGAAGCACTTCAGGAATGAGTTCGAATACCATATAGAACACAAAAGGTGCATGGCTTCATAGAAGCCTCATAACGGGACCGGTTTAGCGAGATGGTAACTATAAAGATAAACGGAATAGAGGTGGCGGTAGAGGAGAATACCCTCATACTGGACGCCGCGAGGCAGGCTGGCTTCGATATCCCTACCTTCTGCTACCAGGCCGACCTCATGGGCATAGGCTCGTGCAGGATGTGCCTTGTGGAGATTGAGGGGCAGAAAAAATTGCAGCCCTCGTGCGTTACTCCCGTGTTGAACGGGATGGCCATCAATACCGAGACAGCCAACGTGCAGGCCGCCAGGGCCGGCGTGCTCGAGTTCCTGCTGGCCAACCACGCCATGGACTGCCCGGTCTGCGACAAGGCGGGCGAGTGCGAGCTGCAGGACATGGTCCACAAGCACGGCCCCCACACCGGGAGGCACGCTGAGCCCAAGTTCAAGTTCCACCAGAAAGATTACCAGTTAAGCCCGGTCATCATAAAGAACTCCAACAGGTGCGTGCAGTGCATGAAGTGCGTAAGGGTCTGCCGCGAGGTAGTCGGGCAGAACGTGCTCGGCGCCCTCGGAAGGGGAGACCACCAGGAGCCTACGAGCTTCTTTAGAGGCCTCCTTGACTGCGACCACTGCGGCAACTGCATCGAGGTATGCCCTGTGGGCTGCTTCATGAGGCTTCCCTACAGGTACAAGGCGCGTCCATGGGACCTGAAGGGGGCGGATACCGTCTGCCCGTACTGCGCCACCGGGTGCAGGACGGTCCTTGAGGAAAGGGACGGGACTGTCCTGAGGTCAAGGGCCCAGCTCGGCGTAGGCATCAACAGCGAAACGCTTTGCGCAAAGGGCAGGTTCGGCTTCGACTACATCTCCAGCCCGGAGAGGTTGACCTCCCCGATGGTAAGAAAATCCGGGAACCTCGTGGCTGTGAGCTGGGAAGAGGCATTCGACTACATAAAGGAAAAGACAGGCTCGATATCCCCTGACGCTATAGGAGGCATAGCCTCGGCGAGGCTTACGAACGAAGAGCTATTCTCCTTCCAGAGGCTCATGAGGGGCGCCATCGGCACCGCGAATATCGACTCGACCTCAAGGTGGCCTTCTGAGGCCGTCGAGGGCTTTATTTCCGCGATGTCCATGGACTCAGGGGGCACGTCGATATTCGACTGCGTGACCTCTGACGCGGTCCTTGTGATCGGCTCCGCTGTCTCCGATGAAAACCCGGTCGTCGACTATATTTTAAGGCGCACTTCGGGCGCCAGGAACATGAACCTGATAATAGCCTCGTCAAGAGGCATGAAGCTCGATAGCTCCGCCAACCTGACCGTAAGGCATACGCCGGCCGGCGAGGGGGCCCTCCTTGAAGCTATAGCTGCCATACTTGCCGGTAAGGAGTCGGAGGCCAAGACACTCGATTCCGCCGGGGTCTCCATAGAAGAGGTAAGGGCTGCCGCTGCGAAGCTCAAGGGCTCCGAGAAGGTAAGCGTCATGGCGGGGACCGCCTTCCTGAGGCACCCGCAGGGCATAGGCGCGCTTTCTGTCTTTATAAGGACGCTCGAAGGGCTTGGCAAGAAGGTCTCAAAGCTACCACTCCTTGACAGGAGCAACCAGCGCGGCGCGTGGGAGATGGGAGTCCACCCGGGATTGGAGCCCGGATACAAACGGGGGGCCAAACAGGGCCTGGGCACCGACCGTATGCTGGAGGCCGCGAGGGGCGGCTCCATTGAGATGCTCTATCTCGCCGGGACCGACGTCCTCGCGATGTATGGCGACGAGTCGTTCGCCAGGGAGGCGCTCTCCCGGCTTAAGCTCCTTATAGTCCAGGACCTCTTCATCACAGAGAGCGCGAGGCTTGCGCATGTGGTGCTGCCAGGGGCGGCTCTCGCTGAGAAGGACGGGACCCTTACCAACCAGGAAGGCAGGGTGCAGGCGACTAAGAGGATAGCGAACCCGCCGGGACAGGCAAAGACGGACCTCGAAATCTTCTCTGCCTTCGGCAATTGCCTGGATGGCGCCTTCCCGGCAAAGGCGGACCATGCGGCGCTCTTCGATGAGATAAGGCTTGCTACCGGCACCTACGCAGGGGTAAGCCTTCTCTTCAACAATAAAAAGACCAAGCACAACGGGCTTGATAATAAAGAAGCGCTTGTCATGGCCGCTGCTGCGAAGATAGAGGCAAGCTCTGATTTCAAGGCGGAGGCGACAGCCGGGCCTCAGGGCTATCCCTTCATACTCGTCACTGGAAATCACCTTTTCCACTCCGGCAGGGTCTCGAGGAAGTCCGAGAGCCTCATGGGGCTTCTGAAGGAAGCGATCGTGGAGATAAGCGAAGAGGACGCGGCGAGGCTCGGCCTTTCAAGCGGCCAGAAGGTGAAGGTAAGGGGCAAGAACTACGAAGCGAGCCTGCTGCTGCGGACGCGCCAGGGCACGAAGAGCGGAGTAGCCTTTATCCCTGAGAATTTTGAGAGCGCCCCGGTCAACAGGTTCTTCAAAAGGGGCGAGGGTCTGCAGAGGGTCGCGATAGAGAAGTCGTATTGACCGGGTTTGAAAAAAAAACAGGAACGCCTCTTAAAGGAGGTAGGGAATGATCGACGCAAAATTGTTGAGGGAAGTCCAGTTTTTTGCCGACCTTACGGACAACGAGGTTGCCGCTATCGCCCCGATAGTGAACAAGAAAAGCTTCAAGGTCGGGGACACGATCTTCAAGGAGTCCGAAGACGGCCAGTCGATCTTCATAATAAGGAGGGGAGAGGTAAAGGCCTGCAAGACCGCCCCTGACGGAGAGCTCTTTACCCTTACAATAATGAAGGACGGAGATATCTTCGGCGAGATGAGCTTCCTCGACGGCAGGCCAAGGTCAGCTACCGTAGTGGCCGTCTCCGACCTCGAGACGTACGTAATAGATAAGCAGGACTTTGAAACGCTTGTAGACGATCACCCGAGGATAATATACAAGCTCCTTAGAAATATCGTGTTCACTATCCATTCGATAGTGCGCGGCATGAACTCGAGATATATAGAGATGATAAATTACATGTGGGGCAGAAAAAGAGGGTAGGTTTTAACCCTCGGAATAGACAAGATGCCGGATACAGGAACCCTGATAGAAGTATTGATAATAATCGTGAAGGTGTGGGCCGTGACCGCGATCCTGTTCAGCCTTCCCATGCCCCTTACCTGGATGGAGAGGAAGGTAGCGGGCCACATACACGTGAGGCTCGGCCCCATGAGGGTAGGCCCGCACGGGATCCTGCAGCCTCTGGCCGACACGCTCAAGCTCATACTCAAGGAGGATATCGTCCCTGAAAAGGCCGACAGGTTCCTCTTCAAGCTGGCGCCGCTTATCGCCATGGTGCCCGCGTTCCTTGTCTTCGTGGCCATACCTTTCGGCGACAAGGTCACCATCCCGTTCATTGACAAGGAGCTTACGCTCTACCTCTCAGATATGAACGTCGGCATCCTCTACATACTCGCCATAGGCGGCCTGGGCATCTACGGGGTCATCTTCGGCGGATGGGCGTCAAACTCAAAGTACGCGCTCCTGGGCGGCCTCCGTTCGTCGGCGCAGATGATAAGCTACGAGATATCCCTGAGCTTCGCCGCCATCGGCGTTGTTATGATGTCCGACTCTTTAAACCTGCTCGACATGGTGAGGAGCCAGGCCGGCGGCATATTCCACTGGAACATCCTGTACCTTCCCATCGGGCCGGTGTGGTTCGTGATATTCCTCATCGCGGCCCTCGCCGAGATGAACCGCATACCCTTCGACCTCCCGGAGGACGAAGGCACACTGGCCTCTGGTTTCCATACCGAGTACAGCGGCATGAGGTTCTCGTACTTCATGCTCGCCGAGTACATCGCGCTTGTGACGGTATCGGTCCTCACCGTCATAATGTTCTTCGGCGGGTGGAACCCGCCCATAGACCATCCGCTCTTTAACATGGTGCCGGCCTTGTTCTGGTTTATCGGCAAGGTGGTGTTTTTCATATACTTCTTCATGTGGCTCAGGTTCACTCTCCCACGGTACAGGTATGACCAGCTTATGACCATCGGCTGGAAGGTGCTGATACCGCTTTCGCTGGTTAGCGTGCTTATAACAGGGTTGATGAAAATATGAGTAACGGCGCAAGCAGGATAGCAGACTTCATAAAGAAGGCCCTTTTCGTCGATTTCATCAAGGGGCTCGCTATAACGCTCAGGTATAACGTATCGAAGAGCATAACGCTCAGGTACCCTGACGAGGAGAAGTGGGTCCCGTACAGGCGCTTTCGCGGCCAGCACACGCTCAACAAGGACGCGAACGGCAGGGAGCTCTGTGTTGCCTGCGAACTCTGCGCCAAGGCCTGCCCCACGAAGTGCATAACCGTCATCCCGATGGAGGACGATTCTGGCATCGGGATATCCGACAGGGTTGCCAAGGTCTGGAAGGTCGAGCTTACGAGGTGCCTGTTCTGCGGGTACTGCGAGGACGCCTGCCCGACAAAGGCGGTAAGGCTCGGAAGGGATTTTGAGCTTGCCTGCGTGGACCTCTCCTGCACTTCAAAGGCGAAGGAAGAGCTTCTGAGGCCGCAGTCGATCCCCGAGAGCATACAGGGCGGTTTCGTAGTAAGGTCGAAGTTCGTGAGGTCGCCTGAAGGCATAAAGGTGGTCCCGGACCTGAGGATGTCGAAGAAAAGGCCCTTATAGAGGCCGGTTGCCCCCGCCACGCGTATTTAAGGGCGAGGGGGCGAGATATATATATACCAAGGACGATTATGGAAAAATTTTTCTTCCTGATGTTTGCCGTCACAGCCGTCTGTTCCGCTACGGCGGTGGTCTCGCTCAGGAACCCGGTTCACAGCGCTATCTCGCTCATGCTCTGCCTTTTCCAGGTGGCGGCCCTCTTTATCCTTTTGAGGTCACCGTTCGTAGCCATGGTCCAGGTATTCATATACGTTGGCGCGGTCATGGTCCTCTTCCTTTTCGTGGTCCTTGTGCTCGACATGCGAAAGACCATGATGGAGACGTTCCCGCCGGTGGACAGGAGGCTTGTCTTCGGGGTCATCCTGGTCCTTGCCGCCGAGATGCTCTTTTTCATATTCGCCAGCCCCGGGGTCGACGTCGTCCCGGCGCCCACAGACGGGTCAACGGTTGAATCCATCGGGAAGCTGCTTTTCACGAAGTACCTCTTCCCGTTCGAGGTCGTATCGGTCATCCTGCTCGCGGCGTTGGTCGCGGCGTTAGTCATGGTAAAGGAGCGTAAGAGCTGATGGTCCCGATCTCCTGGTACATAGCCCTTGCCGCGATCCTGTTCCTTATCGGGGTGGCCGGGGTCCTTACGAGGCGCAATATCATAATCGTCCTTATGTCCATAGAGCTGATGCTCAACTCGGTGAACATAAACTTCGTCGCGTTCTCGTATCTCCTTAACGATATGAACGGGCAGATATTCACCATCTTTACCATAACGGTCACAGCGGCAGAGGTGGCTGTGGCGCTCGGCATACTGATAGCACTTGTAAGAAACAGCAAAACGTTCAATGTCGACGAGCTCGACACGTTGAAGGGGTAGTGATGGCCGGTCACCTTCTGAGTCTGATAATCTTCCTCCCGCTGCTGGGCGTGCTCCTCCTGCTCTTCATCAGGGACGAAAGGGCGCTCCGCTGGGTAGCCCTTGCCGCGGCGGCAGCCGACCTCGCCCTTACGATACCGCTGCTGTCCGGCTTCGATAACTCGACGCACAACATGCAGTTCGTCGAGAGATACGAGTGGATACCGTCGTGGAATGTATTCTATTACCTCGGCATCGACGGCATAAGCGTGCTCTTTATCTTCCTTACCGCGTTCCTGGGCGTCATATGCGTGCTCGCGTCATGGAACGCCATCCAGAAGAAGGTAAAGGAGTTCATGATATCGCTCCTGGTCATGCAGACCGCGATGTTAGGGGTCTTCGCTTCGCTTGACATGTTCCTGTTCTACCTTTTCTGGGAGGCGATGCTCATACCCATGTACCTCCTGATCGGCATATGGGGCGGGGCCAACCGCATATATTCGGCAATAAAGTTCTTCATCTATACTCTGGCCGGCAGCATACTGATGCTCGTCGGGATGATAGCCCTTTATTACGCGGGCGGCGGCACACTCGACATACCGGCCCTTATGCAGACGAAGTACTCGTTCGCATTCCAGGCATGGGTCTTTATCGCCTTCTTCATAGCCTTCGCGGTGAAGGTCCCGATGTTCCCGTTCCACACATGGCTGCCTGACGCGCACGTCGACGCACCGACCGCCGGCAGTATAATACTGGCTGGAGTCATGCTCAAGATGGGCACCTACGGATTCCTCCGGTTCTCGATCCCGATGTTCCCGGACGCGTCAAGGTACTTCGCCACGCCGATAGTCATCATATCGCTCGTTGCCATAATCTACGGCGCGTTCCTGGCGCTCGCGCAGAAAGACCTCAAAAAGCTCATCGCGTACTCGAGCATAAGCCACATGGGCTTCATAACCATGGGCCTCTTCCTCTTCAACAAGAACGGGGTAGAGGGCGCGATATTGCAGATGTTCAACCACGGAATAACGACCGGCGCGCTCTTCCTTTGCGTCGGGATAATATATGAAAGGACGCATACGAGGGATATAGGCGACTACGGATGGGCCGCAAGCCGCGTGCCTTTCTACGCCACCTTCCTTTTCATATTCTCGATAGCTTCACTTGGTTTTCCGGGTACGAACGGCTTCATAGGGGAGCTTCTTATCGCGTTCGGAGCCTTCGAGGCGTACAAGCCTTATCTGATATTCCTGCTCATAGGCATCGTCTTTGGCGCGGCCTATATGCTCTGGATGTTCAAGAGGATGGCCTATGGAGCGGACACCCACGGACACGGAGGGCACGGCCATGGGGGAGACGACCACGGCCATAAGGTATGGGATATAGACTTCCGTGAGGCGCTGGCGCTGGCCGCCTTCATAGTCTTTGTCTTCTGGGTCGGTTTCCATCCCGAGGACTTCCTCGGCTATATGCACGAATCGGTAAGCAATCTCATAAGCCAGGCTAAGGCCAACAAGCTTTTGGTCTCAGGATTCTGAGGCGCACAGGGGTATAAATGTTCTTCTCAACAGCAGACATAATAGCGGTACTGCCAGAGATAATCGTCTCAGGCGCGGCATGCCTCCTGCTGCTCGTGGACCTGGTCTTGCCGCGCGCAAAGAAGGGGGCCATTGCGTTCCTCTCCGTCATAACCGTGCTCGTCGCCGCGTGGTTCTCATATAACCTCGCGGGCATGAGCGCGACGGCCTTCTCGGGGATGTTCGCGGCAGACAATTACTCGGCCTTCTTCAAGCTCATCTTCTACGTCGTGACGGTCTTCACGATACTCGTCTCGCTCAAGTACCTGAAGACCGAGGAGATAGACATGGGCGAGTATTACGTCCTCATGCTCTTCTCCCTCACAGGGATGATGGTCATGGCCTCTGGCGCTGACCTCCTGACCATATACCTGGGCCTCGAGCTTGCGTCGCTGCCTGTCTATGTGCTCGTCGGATTCCTTCAGAAGAACAGGAAGTCGAACGAGGCGTCGATGAAGTACATCATACTCGGCGCCTTCTCGTCGGCTATCCTCCTTTACGGCATGTCCCTTGTATACGGCCTGACCGGCACGACCGAGCTTTCAGCCATAGCGGAGGCCCTTAGAAGCGGCTCTACCCAGGGGCCTCTCTTCGCGGTCGCCATTATAATGCTCGTGGCAGGTTTTGGCTTCAAGATCGCCGGATTCCCATTCCATATGTGGGCGCCCGACGCTTACGAAGGGGCCCCGACGCCCGTTACGGCTTTCATGTCCGCCGGGCCTAAGGCAGCGGCCTTCGCGGCGATCCTCAGGGTCTTCATCGAGGGGCTCCAGCCGGCGTACGGCGAATGGCAGATGGCTGTCGCCGTCGTGGCGGTAGGAAGCATGGTGGTTGGCAACATCACAGCCATAATGCAGACCAGCATAAAGCGCATGCTCGCCTATTCAAGCATAGGGCACGCCGGTTATGCCCTCCTCGGCCTGGTGGCCGGAAGCGAGGAAGGGGTCGCCGGTGTCATGTTCTACATGTTCACCTACTCCTTCATGAACCTCGGCATATTCGGCATCGTGATAATGATGAGGAAGGACGGACAGTCCGGCGACCAGATAAGCCATTACGCCGGGCTTGCCAAGTCCAATAAGCTTACGGCACTTGCCATGCTTATATTCCTTTTCTCGCTCGCCGGTATTCCGCCTACGGCCGGCTTCGTCGCCAAGTTCTACGTCTTCATGGCCCTTATAAACAAGGGCATGGTAACGCTCGCGGTAATAGCGGCCTTGATGAGCGCAGCCGCGGCCTACTTCTATATAAGAATAGTCATGCTCATGTACATGAAGGAGCCT
It includes:
- a CDS encoding NADH oxidoreductase (quinone) subunit F, coding for MEKVLLKNHGKADSHKIANYIANGGYKALAAALKLRPDNIIQMVKDSGMRGRGGAGFSTGLKWSFIPKDPTLQKYLCCNADEGEPGTFKDRGIMDHDPHLLVEGMMISSYAIGATVSYIYIRGEFVYGARRLEEAIQEAYAKGYLGKNIMGSGFDHDMYVHRGYGAYICGEETALLESIEGYRAQPRKKPPFPALAGLYGKPTVINNVETLACIPAIIEKGPEWFSRMGPEKSPGPKIFGVSGHVKRPGLYELPMGTTARDLIYNHCGGMLREDRPIKAFIPGGVSAPMLLPADLDTPLDFDSLAAKGTMLGSGAVIVMDTSTCMVKTAYIINRFFSHESCGKCTPCRDGTPWLTKVLRRIEHGEGRAGDVDLLESLCGNIFGRTFCPLGDGAVMALRGALKHFRNEFEYHIEHKRCMAS
- a CDS encoding NADH dehydrogenase (quinone) subunit G translates to MVTIKINGIEVAVEENTLILDAARQAGFDIPTFCYQADLMGIGSCRMCLVEIEGQKKLQPSCVTPVLNGMAINTETANVQAARAGVLEFLLANHAMDCPVCDKAGECELQDMVHKHGPHTGRHAEPKFKFHQKDYQLSPVIIKNSNRCVQCMKCVRVCREVVGQNVLGALGRGDHQEPTSFFRGLLDCDHCGNCIEVCPVGCFMRLPYRYKARPWDLKGADTVCPYCATGCRTVLEERDGTVLRSRAQLGVGINSETLCAKGRFGFDYISSPERLTSPMVRKSGNLVAVSWEEAFDYIKEKTGSISPDAIGGIASARLTNEELFSFQRLMRGAIGTANIDSTSRWPSEAVEGFISAMSMDSGGTSIFDCVTSDAVLVIGSAVSDENPVVDYILRRTSGARNMNLIIASSRGMKLDSSANLTVRHTPAGEGALLEAIAAILAGKESEAKTLDSAGVSIEEVRAAAAKLKGSEKVSVMAGTAFLRHPQGIGALSVFIRTLEGLGKKVSKLPLLDRSNQRGAWEMGVHPGLEPGYKRGAKQGLGTDRMLEAARGGSIEMLYLAGTDVLAMYGDESFAREALSRLKLLIVQDLFITESARLAHVVLPGAALAEKDGTLTNQEGRVQATKRIANPPGQAKTDLEIFSAFGNCLDGAFPAKADHAALFDEIRLATGTYAGVSLLFNNKKTKHNGLDNKEALVMAAAAKIEASSDFKAEATAGPQGYPFILVTGNHLFHSGRVSRKSESLMGLLKEAIVEISEEDAARLGLSSGQKVKVRGKNYEASLLLRTRQGTKSGVAFIPENFESAPVNRFFKRGEGLQRVAIEKSY
- a CDS encoding NADH-quinone oxidoreductase subunit H; amino-acid sequence: MPDTGTLIEVLIIIVKVWAVTAILFSLPMPLTWMERKVAGHIHVRLGPMRVGPHGILQPLADTLKLILKEDIVPEKADRFLFKLAPLIAMVPAFLVFVAIPFGDKVTIPFIDKELTLYLSDMNVGILYILAIGGLGIYGVIFGGWASNSKYALLGGLRSSAQMISYEISLSFAAIGVVMMSDSLNLLDMVRSQAGGIFHWNILYLPIGPVWFVIFLIAALAEMNRIPFDLPEDEGTLASGFHTEYSGMRFSYFMLAEYIALVTVSVLTVIMFFGGWNPPIDHPLFNMVPALFWFIGKVVFFIYFFMWLRFTLPRYRYDQLMTIGWKVLIPLSLVSVLITGLMKI
- a CDS encoding NADH-quinone oxidoreductase subunit J, with product MEKFFFLMFAVTAVCSATAVVSLRNPVHSAISLMLCLFQVAALFILLRSPFVAMVQVFIYVGAVMVLFLFVVLVLDMRKTMMETFPPVDRRLVFGVILVLAAEMLFFIFASPGVDVVPAPTDGSTVESIGKLLFTKYLFPFEVVSVILLAALVAALVMVKERKS
- a CDS encoding NADH-quinone oxidoreductase subunit K, with amino-acid sequence MVPISWYIALAAILFLIGVAGVLTRRNIIIVLMSIELMLNSVNINFVAFSYLLNDMNGQIFTIFTITVTAAEVAVALGILIALVRNSKTFNVDELDTLKG
- a CDS encoding NADH-quinone oxidoreductase subunit M (Catalyzes the transfer of electrons from NADH to quinone); translation: MAGHLLSLIIFLPLLGVLLLLFIRDERALRWVALAAAAADLALTIPLLSGFDNSTHNMQFVERYEWIPSWNVFYYLGIDGISVLFIFLTAFLGVICVLASWNAIQKKVKEFMISLLVMQTAMLGVFASLDMFLFYLFWEAMLIPMYLLIGIWGGANRIYSAIKFFIYTLAGSILMLVGMIALYYAGGGTLDIPALMQTKYSFAFQAWVFIAFFIAFAVKVPMFPFHTWLPDAHVDAPTAGSIILAGVMLKMGTYGFLRFSIPMFPDASRYFATPIVIISLVAIIYGAFLALAQKDLKKLIAYSSISHMGFITMGLFLFNKNGVEGAILQMFNHGITTGALFLCVGIIYERTHTRDIGDYGWAASRVPFYATFLFIFSIASLGFPGTNGFIGELLIAFGAFEAYKPYLIFLLIGIVFGAAYMLWMFKRMAYGADTHGHGGHGHGGDDHGHKVWDIDFREALALAAFIVFVFWVGFHPEDFLGYMHESVSNLISQAKANKLLVSGF
- a CDS encoding NADH-quinone oxidoreductase subunit N codes for the protein MFFSTADIIAVLPEIIVSGAACLLLLVDLVLPRAKKGAIAFLSVITVLVAAWFSYNLAGMSATAFSGMFAADNYSAFFKLIFYVVTVFTILVSLKYLKTEEIDMGEYYVLMLFSLTGMMVMASGADLLTIYLGLELASLPVYVLVGFLQKNRKSNEASMKYIILGAFSSAILLYGMSLVYGLTGTTELSAIAEALRSGSTQGPLFAVAIIMLVAGFGFKIAGFPFHMWAPDAYEGAPTPVTAFMSAGPKAAAFAAILRVFIEGLQPAYGEWQMAVAVVAVGSMVVGNITAIMQTSIKRMLAYSSIGHAGYALLGLVAGSEEGVAGVMFYMFTYSFMNLGIFGIVIMMRKDGQSGDQISHYAGLAKSNKLTALAMLIFLFSLAGIPPTAGFVAKFYVFMALINKGMVTLAVIAALMSAAAAYFYIRIVMLMYMKEPEKEFALVKSWGLLCVLVIALAAVVALGVYPSYFINLARGAALPL